The following are encoded together in the Aciduricibacillus chroicocephali genome:
- the rplO gene encoding 50S ribosomal protein L15 — protein sequence MKLHELHSAEGARKTRNRVGRGTSSGNGKTSGRGHKGQKARSGGGVRPGFEGGQMPLFQRLPKRGFTNINRKDYAIVNLDTLNRFEDGAEITPEFLKAQGVVKDLKAGLKILGQGSVDKKFTVKANKFSASAKEAIEAAGGKTEVI from the coding sequence ATGAAACTACATGAATTGCATTCAGCAGAAGGCGCACGTAAAACTCGCAACCGTGTTGGACGTGGTACGTCTTCAGGTAACGGTAAAACTTCAGGTCGCGGTCATAAGGGTCAGAAAGCACGTTCTGGCGGTGGAGTACGCCCAGGATTTGAAGGTGGACAAATGCCTTTGTTCCAACGCTTGCCTAAACGCGGCTTCACTAACATTAACCGTAAAGACTATGCAATCGTTAACCTTGATACGTTGAACCGTTTCGAGGACGGTGCAGAAATTACACCAGAATTCCTAAAAGCTCAAGGCGTTGTAAAAGACCTTAAAGCTGGTTTGAAAATTCTTGGTCAAGGTTCTGTAGACAAGAAGTTCACAGTTAAAGCGAACAAATTCTCAGCTTCTGCTAAAGAGGCGATTGAAGCAGCGGGCGGTAAAACCGAGGTGATCTAA
- the secY gene encoding preprotein translocase subunit SecY, whose protein sequence is MFRTIANFMRVKDIRNKIIFTLLMLIVFRLGTYIPVPYTNKEAINFMNQQNVFGFLNTFGGGALKNFSIFAMGIMPYITASIIMQLLQMDVVPKFTEWKKQGEVGRKKIAQITRYATIVLAFIQAIALSIGFNTMAGGMLISDSSWSKLLMIAVVLTAGTAFLMWVGEQITANGVGNGISIIIFAGIVAAIPNGAMQLYSQYFTNPGEDLFINIVIVALIVLVIIAVTVGVIFIQQALRKIPIQYAKKVVNRSPVGGQSTHLPLKVNAAGVIPVIFAVAFIMAPRTVAGFFKGDVASTIERIFDYTQPIGMVLYVVLIIAFTYFYTFVQVNPEQMAENLQKQGGYIPGIRPGKKTETYLTTVINRLTFVGALFLAAVSVLPILLGGLANLPESVRVGGTSLLIIVGVALQTMKQLETQLVKRHYKGFIR, encoded by the coding sequence ATGTTCCGCACAATTGCGAATTTCATGCGGGTAAAAGACATCAGAAACAAGATTATATTTACTCTCTTGATGCTGATCGTTTTCCGCTTAGGTACCTATATTCCTGTTCCTTATACGAACAAGGAAGCAATTAACTTCATGAATCAGCAGAACGTATTTGGTTTCCTGAATACTTTCGGCGGTGGAGCTTTGAAGAATTTCTCCATCTTTGCGATGGGAATCATGCCTTACATCACAGCTTCGATTATCATGCAATTGCTTCAGATGGATGTAGTACCAAAATTCACGGAATGGAAGAAGCAAGGTGAAGTCGGGCGTAAAAAAATCGCCCAAATCACCCGCTATGCAACAATTGTCCTGGCGTTTATCCAGGCAATTGCTTTATCGATCGGGTTCAATACGATGGCTGGTGGTATGCTTATTAGCGATTCCAGTTGGAGCAAGCTTCTTATGATTGCAGTTGTCTTAACTGCAGGTACAGCTTTCCTAATGTGGGTCGGCGAGCAAATTACAGCAAACGGTGTTGGGAACGGGATTTCCATTATCATCTTTGCAGGTATTGTTGCAGCTATTCCAAACGGAGCGATGCAGCTCTACAGCCAGTATTTCACCAACCCGGGTGAGGATCTGTTTATCAATATTGTGATTGTGGCACTGATCGTACTTGTCATTATCGCTGTTACAGTTGGGGTCATCTTTATCCAGCAGGCACTAAGGAAGATTCCAATTCAGTATGCCAAGAAGGTTGTAAACCGCTCTCCAGTGGGCGGTCAATCTACTCACTTGCCACTGAAAGTGAATGCAGCTGGCGTTATTCCGGTTATCTTTGCGGTAGCCTTCATTATGGCTCCACGAACGGTTGCTGGATTCTTTAAAGGAGATGTCGCCAGCACGATAGAGCGTATTTTCGACTATACACAGCCGATTGGTATGGTACTGTATGTAGTGCTTATTATCGCGTTTACTTACTTCTACACATTTGTCCAGGTTAATCCTGAACAAATGGCGGAGAATCTGCAAAAACAAGGCGGCTATATTCCGGGCATCAGACCTGGTAAAAAGACAGAAACATATCTTACTACTGTCATCAATCGTCTGACTTTCGTAGGGGCGCTGTTCCTGGCGGCCGTTTCTGTATTGCCTATCTTGCTTGGCGGGCTTGCCAATTTACCGGAATCGGTACGTGTTGGCGGCACAAGCTTGCTCATCATCGTTGGGGTTGCGCTTCAGACAATGAAGCAGCTAGAAACTCAGCTGGTGAAAAGGCATTATAAAGGTTTTATCAGGTAG
- a CDS encoding adenylate kinase yields MNLILMGLPGAGKGTQAEKISTEFGIPHISTGDMFRLAIKEETPLGNKAKGYMDKGELVPDEVTIGIVEDRLKKGDCAKGFLLDGFPRTIAQAEALQTLLTNLNKNIDHVLHIDVPEEKLVERLTGRRVCPTCGATYHVIYNPPKTEGVCDRDGSQLIQRKDDSPETVKNRLAVNLEQMQPLLDFYKDRGYLETIDGDRDINEVFKDVRNLIEK; encoded by the coding sequence TTGAATTTGATTTTGATGGGTCTGCCTGGAGCCGGTAAAGGTACTCAGGCAGAAAAGATCAGTACAGAGTTTGGCATTCCGCATATTTCCACTGGCGATATGTTCCGCTTGGCGATCAAAGAGGAAACACCGCTTGGAAATAAGGCGAAAGGCTACATGGACAAAGGTGAACTTGTTCCAGATGAAGTCACAATTGGGATTGTGGAAGATCGCTTGAAGAAGGGTGACTGCGCTAAAGGGTTCTTGCTTGATGGCTTTCCGCGTACGATAGCACAGGCTGAGGCTTTGCAAACACTTCTTACAAATCTGAATAAGAACATTGATCATGTATTGCATATTGATGTGCCAGAGGAAAAACTAGTGGAGCGCCTGACCGGTCGTAGAGTTTGTCCAACATGCGGAGCGACCTACCACGTAATCTATAACCCTCCAAAGACTGAGGGCGTATGTGATCGTGATGGTTCGCAGTTGATTCAGCGAAAGGATGATTCGCCAGAAACGGTTAAGAACCGTCTTGCGGTCAATCTTGAGCAGATGCAACCGTTATTGGATTTTTACAAGGATAGAGGTTATCTGGAAACAATTGATGGAGATCGGGATATTAACGAAGTCTTTAAAGACGTTCGTAACCTGATCGAGAAGTAA
- the infA gene encoding translation initiation factor IF-1 codes for MAKDDVIEVEGTVIDTLPNAMFKVELENGHTVLAHVSGKIRMHFIRILPGDKVTVELSPYDLTKGRITYRYK; via the coding sequence TTGGCGAAAGATGATGTAATTGAAGTGGAAGGCACTGTTATTGACACATTGCCAAATGCAATGTTCAAGGTCGAGCTTGAGAATGGCCACACAGTGCTGGCACACGTTTCCGGTAAGATCCGCATGCACTTTATCCGGATCCTTCCTGGAGATAAAGTAACGGTTGAACTTTCTCCGTATGATTTGACAAAAGGGCGAATCACGTACCGTTATAAATAA
- the rpmJ gene encoding 50S ribosomal protein L36: MKVRASVKPICEKCKVIKRKGKVMVICENPKHKQKQG; the protein is encoded by the coding sequence ATGAAAGTAAGAGCGTCTGTAAAACCTATTTGCGAAAAGTGCAAAGTGATTAAGCGCAAAGGCAAAGTAATGGTCATTTGCGAAAATCCAAAACACAAACAAAAACAGGGCTAA
- the rpsM gene encoding 30S ribosomal protein S13 translates to MARIAGIDIPRDKRVVISLTYIYGIGKKTSQDILAEAGVSEDTRVRDLTEDELGRIRKVIDQYTTEGDLRREVSLNIKRLIEIGAYRGVRHRRGLPVRGQKTKNNSRTRKGPRRTMANKKK, encoded by the coding sequence ATGGCACGTATTGCTGGTATTGATATTCCACGTGACAAGCGCGTGGTCATTTCATTGACATACATTTACGGAATCGGCAAAAAGACATCCCAGGATATCCTTGCTGAGGCCGGCGTTTCAGAAGATACTCGTGTTCGCGACTTGACTGAAGACGAATTGGGACGCATCCGTAAAGTAATCGACCAATATACGACTGAAGGTGATCTTCGTCGTGAAGTATCCTTGAACATCAAGCGTCTGATTGAAATCGGAGCTTACAGAGGTGTTCGTCATCGCCGCGGTCTTCCGGTTCGTGGTCAGAAGACAAAGAATAACTCACGTACACGTAAAGGCCCACGTCGTACTATGGCTAACAAGAAGAAGTAA
- the rpsK gene encoding 30S ribosomal protein S11: protein MAQKKGNTRKRRVKKNIETGVAHIRSTFNNTIVTITDTQGNAVSWSSAGSLGFKGSRKSTPFAAQMAAETAAKGAVDNGMKTLEVTVKGPGAGREAAIRSLQAVGLEVTAIIDVTPVPHNGCRPPKRRRV from the coding sequence ATGGCTCAAAAAAAGGGAAATACACGCAAACGTCGCGTGAAAAAGAATATTGAGACTGGTGTTGCTCATATCCGTTCCACTTTCAACAACACGATCGTGACAATTACGGATACTCAAGGTAACGCTGTATCTTGGAGTTCTGCAGGTTCACTTGGCTTCAAAGGTTCCCGTAAGTCTACTCCGTTTGCTGCTCAGATGGCTGCTGAAACTGCTGCAAAAGGCGCAGTTGACAATGGCATGAAGACTTTGGAAGTAACAGTTAAAGGACCTGGTGCAGGTCGTGAAGCTGCAATCCGTTCACTTCAGGCTGTAGGTCTTGAAGTAACTGCGATTATTGATGTTACTCCAGTTCCTCACAACGGCTGCCGCCCGCCAAAACGTCGTCGCGTATAA
- a CDS encoding DNA-directed RNA polymerase subunit alpha, whose translation MIEIEKPKIETVEISDDGSFGRFVVEPLERGYGATLGNSLRRILLSSLPGAAVTSVQIDGALHEFSTVDGVVEDVTTIILNLKKLALKIYSDEEKVLEIDAQGEGQVTAADLTYDSDVEVLNPDLLLATLNSKGNLHMKITAKRGRGYRPADLNKKEDQPIGVIPIDSIFTPVSRVTYQVENTRVGQSANFDKLTFEVSTDGSIRPEEAVSLGAKIFTEHLNIFVGLTDEAQNAEIMVEKEEDQKEKVMEMTIEELDLSVRSYNCLKRAGINSVQELANKSEDDMMKVRNLGRKSLEEVKQKLEELGLGLRNDD comes from the coding sequence TTGATCGAAATTGAGAAACCTAAGATTGAAACGGTTGAGATCAGCGATGACGGTTCGTTTGGCCGCTTTGTCGTTGAACCGCTTGAGCGTGGATATGGTGCAACTCTAGGAAACTCCTTGCGTCGTATCCTGTTATCCTCACTACCAGGCGCTGCTGTCACATCTGTTCAGATAGATGGAGCACTTCACGAGTTTTCAACTGTGGACGGTGTAGTTGAAGACGTGACGACAATCATCTTGAATCTGAAAAAACTTGCATTGAAAATCTACTCCGACGAAGAGAAGGTGTTGGAGATTGACGCTCAAGGCGAGGGGCAAGTAACTGCTGCCGACCTGACATATGATAGTGATGTAGAAGTCCTCAACCCGGATCTTTTGCTTGCTACTTTGAATTCCAAAGGCAACCTTCATATGAAAATCACTGCTAAGCGCGGTCGTGGCTATCGTCCTGCTGACTTGAATAAGAAGGAAGATCAGCCGATCGGCGTCATCCCGATTGACTCCATTTTCACTCCTGTGTCTCGTGTGACTTATCAGGTAGAAAATACACGTGTCGGTCAAAGCGCCAACTTTGACAAGCTTACTTTTGAAGTTTCAACTGATGGAAGTATCCGTCCAGAAGAAGCTGTCTCTTTGGGAGCAAAGATCTTTACTGAGCATCTGAATATCTTTGTTGGGCTTACGGATGAAGCGCAAAACGCAGAAATCATGGTAGAAAAGGAAGAAGATCAGAAAGAGAAAGTGATGGAAATGACCATCGAAGAGCTTGATCTTTCCGTTCGTTCCTATAACTGCCTGAAGCGTGCCGGAATCAATTCGGTACAGGAACTTGCGAACAAGTCTGAAGATGACATGATGAAAGTCCGCAACCTCGGACGCAAGTCTCTTGAAGAAGTGAAACAGAAGCTTGAAGAGCTTGGGTTGGGTTTGCGCAACGACGACTGA
- the rplQ gene encoding 50S ribosomal protein L17, whose protein sequence is MARKLGRTTDHRMALLRNLASDLIIHERVETTLAKAKELRSVSEKMITLGKRGDLHARRQAAAFLYNQAANENENVVQKLFDDVAKRYEERQGGYTRILKLGQRRGDGAEMAIIELV, encoded by the coding sequence ATGGCTAGAAAACTAGGTCGTACTACAGATCACCGCATGGCTTTGCTTCGTAACCTTGCTTCGGATCTAATTATCCACGAGCGTGTTGAAACAACACTTGCGAAGGCAAAGGAATTGCGCTCTGTCTCTGAAAAAATGATCACTCTTGGCAAGCGTGGAGACCTTCACGCACGTCGTCAAGCTGCGGCATTTTTGTACAATCAGGCAGCGAACGAGAATGAGAACGTTGTTCAAAAACTTTTTGATGACGTTGCAAAACGCTACGAAGAGCGCCAAGGTGGATACACTCGTATCCTTAAATTGGGTCAGCGTCGTGGTGACGGTGCAGAAATGGCAATCATCGAGCTTGTTTAA
- a CDS encoding energy-coupling factor ABC transporter ATP-binding protein, with the protein MSKTIAEFRNVSFRYDEEQPWVLKNVSFTIRENEWVAIIGHNGSGKSTIAKLMNGLLFPEEGEIFIDGLAVNEETVWDVRRNVGMVFQNPDNQFVGTTVQDDVAFGMENRGFPREQMIQRIKETLHAVRMDKYLLTEPHRLSGGQKQRVAIASVLAISPQILILDEATAMLDPKGRKEIMETVSEVQRTQELSLITITHDLHEVVQAERVIVMNEGQIWKEGTPREIFLEKEALRQIGLDVPFVTLLANELNKHGLQIADEPLNHEELLEDLWTLHSKM; encoded by the coding sequence ATGAGCAAGACGATCGCAGAGTTCCGTAATGTTTCCTTCAGATACGACGAGGAACAGCCTTGGGTATTGAAGAACGTTTCCTTTACGATCAGAGAGAATGAGTGGGTAGCCATCATTGGTCATAATGGTTCTGGTAAGTCTACAATCGCTAAGCTGATGAACGGACTTCTCTTTCCGGAAGAAGGAGAGATCTTCATAGACGGATTGGCAGTAAATGAAGAAACCGTATGGGATGTTCGAAGAAATGTCGGTATGGTATTTCAGAATCCAGATAATCAATTTGTTGGTACAACGGTACAAGATGATGTGGCGTTTGGTATGGAGAATCGCGGTTTTCCGAGAGAGCAGATGATTCAGCGCATTAAAGAGACGCTGCATGCTGTCAGGATGGACAAGTATTTGCTGACTGAACCTCATAGGCTATCTGGAGGACAGAAGCAGCGCGTAGCCATTGCTAGTGTTTTGGCAATTTCTCCGCAAATTCTTATACTCGACGAGGCTACAGCTATGTTGGATCCAAAAGGAAGAAAGGAAATCATGGAGACGGTTTCCGAAGTGCAGAGAACTCAGGAGCTTTCCTTGATTACAATTACACATGATTTACACGAAGTTGTTCAGGCAGAACGTGTAATTGTCATGAATGAAGGCCAAATCTGGAAAGAAGGCACACCACGAGAGATTTTCCTGGAGAAAGAGGCACTCCGGCAAATCGGTCTTGACGTGCCATTTGTGACGTTGTTGGCAAATGAATTAAATAAGCACGGTTTACAAATTGCTGATGAACCGCTGAATCACGAGGAGCTATTGGAGGACTTATGGACATTGCATTCAAAGATGTAA
- a CDS encoding energy-coupling factor ABC transporter ATP-binding protein, with the protein MDIAFKDVSYIYQRNTPFEHRALDKLSFEVPSGSFLAVIGHTGSGKSTLIQHLNGLVQPTEGEVRIGDFVLKAGQKNKDLKRLRSKVGVVFQYPEHQLFEETIAKDIAFGPTNFGVEQEEIERRTKEILPAVGLSEKYLERSPFDLSGGQMRRVAIAGVLASKPRVLVLDEPTAGLDPRGQKEIMDMFYDLHVREGLTTVLVTHSMEDAVKYADEVLIMSGGKKYLQGKPEEVFAQKERLNAVQLDVPEMVQFLNELKTRTGIDLPFHKQDITELAAEIAAKIGKGASE; encoded by the coding sequence ATGGACATTGCATTCAAAGATGTAAGCTATATTTATCAGCGCAATACGCCATTTGAACACCGGGCCCTCGACAAATTAAGCTTTGAAGTACCCTCTGGCTCTTTTCTTGCAGTTATTGGGCATACGGGTTCAGGAAAATCGACACTTATTCAGCATTTGAATGGTCTTGTGCAACCAACTGAGGGAGAAGTGCGGATTGGCGACTTTGTGTTAAAGGCTGGACAGAAGAATAAGGATTTGAAAAGGCTTCGTAGCAAGGTTGGAGTTGTTTTTCAATACCCGGAACACCAGCTTTTTGAAGAGACAATTGCGAAAGATATCGCTTTTGGGCCGACAAATTTTGGTGTGGAGCAAGAGGAAATCGAAAGGCGTACCAAGGAGATCCTTCCGGCAGTCGGGTTATCCGAGAAGTATTTGGAACGCTCGCCGTTTGATTTGAGTGGGGGTCAAATGCGCCGTGTTGCAATTGCAGGCGTTTTGGCTTCTAAACCGCGCGTGCTCGTACTTGATGAGCCAACAGCAGGTCTGGACCCTCGTGGTCAGAAAGAAATCATGGACATGTTCTATGATCTCCATGTGCGTGAAGGTCTTACTACTGTACTGGTTACTCACAGTATGGAAGACGCGGTTAAGTATGCTGATGAAGTACTGATTATGAGTGGTGGGAAAAAGTACTTGCAAGGAAAACCGGAGGAAGTTTTTGCACAGAAAGAACGGCTTAATGCTGTACAGCTTGATGTCCCGGAGATGGTGCAGTTCCTTAATGAACTAAAAACAAGAACAGGTATAGATCTGCCATTCCACAAACAGGATATTACTGAACTCGCCGCTGAAATTGCCGCCAAGATCGGGAAGGGGGCGAGTGAATGA
- a CDS encoding energy-coupling factor transporter transmembrane component T family protein, with the protein MSSSLIIGQYVPGTSLVHRMDPRTKITVIFFFVFLVFFANNVLSYGVLLVFALLSAFITRIPVRFIAKGLKPIWFLIAFTFILHLIVTKEGAVLAEFWKFKLYSGALIQGVAISVRFFLLILMTSLLTLTTTPIEITDAMEDMLAPLKKIRFPVHELALMMSISLRFIPTLTQETDKISKAQAARGVDFRTGKLKDRIQAVIPLLVPLFVSAFKRAEELAMAMEARGYRGGEGRTKLRELKMTGRDYTVLTFFIIVVAGLFLTRTY; encoded by the coding sequence ATGAGCAGCTCTTTAATAATTGGTCAGTATGTGCCGGGTACTTCATTAGTTCACAGAATGGATCCGCGCACGAAGATAACTGTCATTTTCTTCTTTGTCTTTCTCGTATTCTTTGCGAATAATGTGCTTAGCTATGGAGTACTCCTCGTTTTTGCTCTTTTAAGCGCATTTATTACCCGGATTCCTGTTCGCTTTATTGCGAAGGGTCTAAAGCCGATATGGTTTCTGATCGCCTTCACCTTCATTTTACATCTTATCGTAACAAAGGAAGGGGCTGTATTGGCGGAATTCTGGAAGTTTAAATTGTATTCCGGAGCACTCATTCAAGGGGTGGCTATTTCTGTTCGCTTTTTCCTGCTTATCCTTATGACATCTTTGCTTACGTTAACGACAACACCGATTGAAATTACAGATGCGATGGAAGACATGCTTGCTCCGTTGAAGAAAATACGATTCCCGGTTCATGAGCTTGCGCTTATGATGTCTATCTCTCTTCGATTTATCCCGACTCTTACTCAGGAAACGGATAAAATTTCGAAAGCACAGGCTGCACGCGGGGTGGATTTCCGTACAGGAAAGCTAAAGGATCGAATTCAAGCTGTAATTCCATTGCTTGTTCCACTCTTTGTCAGTGCATTCAAGCGAGCGGAAGAACTTGCGATGGCAATGGAAGCCCGTGGCTACAGAGGCGGCGAAGGTAGAACGAAGTTGCGTGAACTGAAAATGACCGGACGCGATTACACTGTTCTTACTTTCTTCATCATCGTAGTGGCAGGCCTGTTTCTGACACGGACGTATTAG
- the truA gene encoding tRNA pseudouridine(38-40) synthase TruA codes for MPRIKCLLSYDGTNYAGFQFQPNQRTVQGEIEKALTTFHKGTWTRIHASGRTDAGVHARGQVFHFDTAFNVPDENWKRALNTLLPDDLHIQHAEHVSEDFHARYSAVEKEYHYFIRTGIYDVFKRNYTHHIAYPLDLGAVREACGRLLGTHDFTTFSSAKSTAKGSCVRTLHEVSFLEQGDTLEFIFRGNGFLYNMVRIIIGVLLDIGKGKFEPGIIDEMLEKKDRQIHRKTAPPQGLHLWKVSYPDNLLK; via the coding sequence ATGCCAAGAATTAAATGTTTGCTAAGCTATGACGGTACAAATTATGCCGGCTTTCAGTTTCAGCCGAATCAGCGTACTGTTCAAGGGGAGATAGAGAAGGCGCTGACGACATTCCATAAAGGTACATGGACACGTATCCATGCATCAGGCAGGACAGATGCAGGGGTTCATGCACGTGGTCAGGTCTTTCATTTTGATACGGCATTCAACGTGCCGGATGAGAACTGGAAACGCGCCTTGAATACATTGTTGCCCGATGATCTCCATATTCAACACGCAGAGCATGTTTCAGAGGACTTCCATGCTCGCTATAGCGCAGTTGAGAAGGAATACCACTACTTTATCAGAACGGGCATATATGATGTGTTTAAGCGTAATTATACCCATCACATAGCTTATCCACTCGATCTTGGAGCGGTGCGTGAAGCTTGCGGCAGACTTCTTGGAACGCATGATTTCACTACTTTCTCATCAGCGAAGTCGACTGCAAAAGGTTCCTGTGTGCGTACCTTGCATGAAGTCTCCTTCTTAGAACAGGGTGATACTTTAGAATTCATTTTCCGTGGTAATGGATTCTTGTATAATATGGTTCGCATTATTATCGGTGTTCTGCTTGATATTGGAAAGGGTAAATTTGAACCCGGCATTATCGATGAAATGCTGGAGAAAAAAGACCGCCAGATTCACAGAAAAACGGCTCCGCCACAAGGCTTACACCTGTGGAAGGTCAGCTATCCAGATAATCTTTTGAAATAG
- the rplM gene encoding 50S ribosomal protein L13: MRTTFMANEQNIERKWLVIDAKGQRLGRLASEVAAILRGKNKPTYTPHCDTGDNVIIINAGEIELTGNKLSDKLYRHHTGHPGGLKERTAEDLRSKNPERMIELAVKGMLPKGPLGRKMGKKLFVYRGADHKHEAQKPEVYELRG; encoded by the coding sequence ATGCGTACAACTTTCATGGCAAATGAGCAAAACATTGAACGCAAATGGCTCGTAATCGATGCCAAAGGCCAGCGTCTTGGACGTTTGGCGAGCGAAGTTGCTGCGATTCTTCGCGGCAAGAACAAGCCGACATACACACCGCATTGCGATACTGGCGACAACGTCATCATTATCAATGCTGGTGAAATCGAACTTACAGGTAACAAGCTTTCTGATAAGCTTTACCGCCATCACACTGGTCATCCAGGCGGTTTGAAAGAGCGCACTGCTGAAGACTTGCGTTCTAAGAACCCTGAGCGTATGATCGAGCTTGCTGTAAAAGGCATGCTTCCAAAAGGTCCTCTTGGCCGCAAAATGGGCAAGAAGTTGTTTGTTTACAGAGGCGCAGATCACAAGCATGAAGCACAAAAACCAGAAGTTTACGAACTTCGCGGTTAA
- the rpsI gene encoding 30S ribosomal protein S9 produces the protein MAQVQYYGTGRRKTSTARVRLVPGSGQILINGREAKNYFPYDTQLLILNQPLAATETEGTYDVLVNVHGGGLTGQAGAIRHGIARALLKADPEYRAALKREGYLTRDARMVERKKYGLKGARRAPQFSKR, from the coding sequence TTGGCACAAGTACAATACTACGGCACAGGCCGTCGCAAAACATCTACTGCTCGTGTACGTTTGGTACCAGGCAGCGGCCAAATCCTTATTAATGGCCGCGAAGCAAAGAACTATTTCCCGTATGACACTCAACTGCTTATCTTGAATCAGCCGCTTGCTGCGACTGAAACAGAAGGCACTTACGACGTTCTCGTTAACGTTCATGGCGGTGGTCTTACAGGTCAGGCTGGCGCAATTCGCCACGGCATCGCTCGTGCATTGCTTAAAGCAGATCCTGAATACCGTGCAGCATTGAAGCGTGAAGGTTACCTTACTCGTGACGCTCGTATGGTTGAGCGTAAGAAGTACGGTCTTAAAGGCGCACGTCGTGCACCACAGTTCTCAAAACGCTAA